One window of Nocardia sp. NBC_00508 genomic DNA carries:
- a CDS encoding phytanoyl-CoA dioxygenase family protein codes for MTEMTNIVIPEGLSSDLVERYRSQGFVHIPRVLSADEVREFLADARELLDLHEKASWDEEGNGNVMDWVAAPEVKSAVMRRLALHPGITGIAEKLAGQPLRLFKSELLRKRTIGATRTPLHIDNPAFPIAGADVTLTAWVALVDVPAERGCMTFIPGSHVWPEGSGASSAEPFDARPELRWWPQATVPLRAGDCTFHHSWTVHMAGTNETDTARISLATVYMDAAATYHPTPEETYQDEVVGIEPGRPLDTPRYPRVGLTS; via the coding sequence ATGACTGAAATGACGAATATCGTTATACCTGAAGGACTTTCGTCCGATCTAGTGGAACGCTACCGCAGCCAGGGCTTTGTGCACATCCCGCGGGTGCTCAGTGCCGACGAGGTGCGGGAGTTCCTCGCCGATGCGCGGGAACTGCTCGATCTACACGAGAAGGCATCCTGGGACGAGGAAGGCAACGGCAATGTGATGGATTGGGTTGCCGCACCGGAGGTCAAGAGCGCGGTTATGCGCAGGCTCGCGCTGCATCCCGGCATCACCGGCATCGCGGAAAAGTTGGCCGGACAACCACTTCGGTTGTTCAAGAGCGAGTTGCTGCGTAAGCGAACCATCGGAGCGACGAGGACACCGCTGCACATCGACAATCCGGCGTTCCCGATCGCCGGGGCCGATGTGACGCTGACCGCGTGGGTTGCGCTGGTCGATGTGCCGGCGGAGCGCGGCTGCATGACCTTCATCCCTGGCTCACATGTCTGGCCCGAGGGCAGTGGCGCGTCATCCGCCGAACCGTTCGACGCTCGCCCGGAGTTGCGATGGTGGCCGCAGGCCACCGTTCCGCTGCGCGCGGGCGACTGCACCTTCCATCATTCCTGGACTGTGCATATGGCCGGAACCAACGAAACCGACACCGCTCGAATAAGTTTGGCGACCGTGTATATGGACGCCGCGGCGACCTACCACCCCACACCGGAAGAGACCTATCAGGACGAGGTGGTCGGTATCGAGCCGGGACGACCGCTCGATACTCCGCGCTACCCACGCGTCGGTCTGACCAGCTGA
- a CDS encoding aminotransferase class I/II-fold pyridoxal phosphate-dependent enzyme translates to MPRQTQIGLMSQEELVLEHDTQTANYATLQTEKLTLDLTRGKPSPEQLDLSAALLELPGEGDFRDGTGTDCRNYGGLHGLPELRAIFGELLNIPVDNLLAGNNASLELMHDVITYAMLYGTNDSERRWAAEDTLKFLCPAPGYDRHFAITEALGFEMIPIPMRHDGPDVHAIAELLANDPQIKGLWAVPNYANPTGVTFSEEVVRELVSMPAAAPDFRLFWDNAYAVHPLTDTAAPVFDVLGMAAAAGNPNRPLVFASTSKITFAGAGVSFIGASTADLDWYLSHASKKSIGPDKINQLRHLRFFKDADGVRAHMQKHRAILEPKFALVLKILEDRLGASKVASWTEPKGGYFISLDVLEGTAARVIALAKDAGIALTAAGSAFPCRNDSEDKNIRIAPSFPKLPELEKAMDGLATCVLLAATEKLLGK, encoded by the coding sequence ATGCCCCGGCAAACGCAGATCGGTTTGATGAGCCAAGAGGAACTCGTGCTCGAGCACGATACCCAGACCGCGAACTATGCGACGCTCCAGACCGAGAAGCTCACGCTGGACCTGACCCGCGGGAAACCTTCGCCGGAACAACTCGACCTGTCCGCCGCGCTGCTCGAACTGCCCGGCGAGGGGGATTTCCGCGACGGGACCGGCACCGATTGCCGCAACTACGGTGGCCTGCACGGTCTCCCGGAGCTGCGCGCGATCTTCGGTGAACTGCTGAACATCCCGGTGGACAACCTGCTCGCGGGCAACAACGCCAGCCTCGAGCTGATGCACGACGTGATCACTTACGCGATGCTGTACGGCACCAACGACTCCGAGCGTCGCTGGGCCGCCGAGGACACACTGAAGTTCCTGTGTCCCGCCCCCGGCTACGACCGGCACTTCGCCATCACCGAGGCGCTCGGCTTCGAGATGATTCCGATCCCGATGCGCCACGACGGCCCGGACGTCCACGCCATCGCCGAACTGCTGGCGAACGACCCGCAGATCAAGGGTCTGTGGGCGGTGCCGAACTACGCCAACCCGACGGGTGTCACGTTTTCCGAAGAGGTTGTCCGCGAATTGGTTTCGATGCCCGCCGCGGCACCGGACTTCCGGCTGTTCTGGGACAACGCCTACGCGGTGCACCCGCTCACCGATACCGCGGCCCCGGTATTCGACGTGCTCGGCATGGCCGCCGCGGCCGGAAACCCGAACCGTCCATTGGTGTTCGCCTCCACCTCGAAGATCACCTTCGCCGGCGCGGGCGTGAGCTTCATCGGCGCTTCGACGGCCGATCTGGACTGGTACCTGAGCCATGCGTCGAAGAAGAGCATCGGCCCGGACAAGATCAACCAGTTGCGCCACCTGCGCTTCTTCAAGGACGCCGACGGCGTGCGCGCGCACATGCAGAAGCACCGCGCCATTCTGGAGCCGAAGTTCGCGCTGGTGCTGAAGATCCTGGAGGACCGTCTCGGCGCGTCCAAGGTGGCGTCCTGGACCGAGCCGAAGGGCGGCTACTTCATCAGCCTGGACGTGCTCGAGGGCACCGCGGCGCGGGTGATCGCGCTCGCCAAGGACGCGGGCATCGCGCTGACCGCGGCGGGCTCCGCCTTCCCATGCCGGAACGACTCGGAGGACAAGAACATTCGCATCGCGCCGAGCTTCCCGAAGCTTCCGGAGCTGGAGAAGGCGATGGACGGCTTGGCCACCTGCGTGCTGCTCGCGGCCACCGAGAAACTGCTCGGCAAGTAG
- a CDS encoding SRPBCC family protein has product MAVDVLTEVEIDRSRELVAAFAGDPTHAPAWYRRIRSVIWETDPPLRVGSRMAFVAHFLGRRLAYIYEVVDFVPGERLVMRTADGPFPMETTYTWADTPEGGTRMTLRNRGEPSGFGKLAAPLIEAAVRRANRADLAQLKSLLETG; this is encoded by the coding sequence ATGGCCGTCGACGTGCTGACCGAAGTCGAGATCGACCGCTCGCGTGAGCTGGTCGCGGCCTTCGCCGGAGACCCGACTCACGCTCCCGCCTGGTATCGGCGCATCCGCAGCGTCATCTGGGAGACGGATCCGCCGCTGCGGGTCGGCTCGCGGATGGCGTTCGTCGCCCACTTCCTGGGGCGTCGGCTGGCCTACATCTATGAGGTCGTCGACTTCGTGCCGGGCGAGCGGTTGGTGATGCGCACGGCGGACGGCCCGTTTCCGATGGAAACGACCTACACCTGGGCCGACACCCCAGAGGGCGGCACCCGCATGACGCTGCGCAACCGCGGCGAGCCCAGCGGGTTCGGAAAACTCGCCGCACCGCTGATCGAGGCGGCGGTTCGACGGGCGAACCGTGCCGACCTCGCGCAACTCAAGAGCCTGTTGGAGACCGGCTAG
- a CDS encoding methyltransferase domain-containing protein codes for MNTSGLRPDRFDRAGRDQLVDVRDLQAALPGIRRLRTWAHEALALRPGEHAVDIGSGTGTEVIAFAETVGPNGSAVGVEPDPHLLASAERRAAEAGSTAKFHSGDAYGVPFGADSFDAVLCERVFQHLTAPARAANQIARVLRPGGRVVVVDSDWGTAIMHPGDRRVVREVIDTLVSATTNPLAGRRLPGVLTKAGLVVDDIGSQALVQDRSVGAGSLVTRISAMAVARGAITEAERDRLLTDLEAGAASGDIHLSVTMFAVLAHKPR; via the coding sequence ATGAACACCTCCGGATTGCGTCCAGATCGGTTCGACCGAGCAGGCCGGGACCAGCTCGTCGACGTGCGCGACCTCCAGGCCGCGCTGCCCGGTATCCGCCGCTTGCGCACCTGGGCGCACGAAGCGCTCGCGCTGCGACCCGGAGAGCACGCCGTGGACATCGGCTCCGGCACCGGCACGGAGGTCATCGCCTTCGCCGAAACGGTGGGCCCGAACGGCAGCGCCGTCGGCGTCGAGCCCGATCCACACCTGCTCGCCTCCGCCGAACGCCGAGCCGCCGAGGCCGGCTCCACGGCCAAGTTCCATTCCGGCGACGCCTACGGCGTGCCGTTCGGCGCGGACAGCTTCGACGCCGTGCTGTGCGAGCGCGTCTTCCAGCACCTGACCGCCCCCGCCCGCGCGGCGAACCAGATCGCACGCGTGCTGCGGCCCGGCGGCCGCGTCGTGGTGGTGGACAGCGACTGGGGCACGGCGATCATGCACCCCGGCGACCGGCGGGTCGTGCGCGAGGTGATCGACACGCTCGTGTCCGCGACCACCAACCCGCTGGCCGGCCGCCGCCTCCCCGGCGTGCTCACCAAGGCCGGGCTGGTGGTCGACGACATCGGCTCGCAAGCCCTGGTGCAGGACCGCAGCGTCGGCGCCGGTTCGCTGGTCACCAGGATCTCGGCGATGGCGGTCGCGCGCGGCGCGATCACCGAGGCGGAGCGCGATCGACTGCTCACCGACCTCGAGGCGGGCGCGGCAAGCGGCGACATCCACCTCTCGGTCACCATGTTCGCCGTCCTCGCACACAAACCACGCTGA